TCTCTTATTGAAAAAGGAAATGTGATCTTTCATGGCTTAAAGGAATCGGTAGAAACTTTGGCTGCTATGATTGGACATGACAAAAAATAAAACCTTCTTTCGTAACCTTGGACTTTTTCTTTTGGGGAGTTTTTTACTCCTAACTTTAAGTGTGGTGATTGTCCACTTTGCTGGGAAAAGTCGGTTTGTAAATTGTACGTTTTGTTCGGAAAAATTTGCGAAGGAACCAAAAGATACCTGGATTTGGATTTATCCAGGACTTGTGGGTTGTGGTAAAAAATGTCCTTTGGCTTTAGAGGCTCTTCGCCGATTTGGAGAAAGATTTCCAGAGGTAAAAACTTCGTTTTATTTTTTGGTTACCGATCCCCATGAATCCGAAGAAGATATAGAATCTTATCTGTTTTATTATAGAAAAAGTCTAAACATCCAAGCTCTTCGCCCAGAATCAGAAGAGGAGATAAGTTTTTATCGAAAGTTAGGTGCTTATTTACCTGTCCATCCTTCACTAAAAAAAAGAGATGAACATGGAACTCAGTTTTTTTTAATTCCTCCCAATCGCGATGTTTTGTATTTAATACCGAAATTGGGGGAGAAGGAATGGTTGGAAATTCAGAAAGAAATTGAGTCTAATACCAATTAATTAGTATTAGTGGATCATATGGTAAACTTCTTTCATTTCTTCACGAAGTAGTTTCATTTTGTTTGGAACATCTGGATGTGAAATATCTTCTGGATTCAAAAGATAATTTTCAGGCCCCAGTTCTTTGATCATCATCTTTGTTTGCCAAGTATTGTCCTGTGGCATATTGATGTCTGACAAAAATGTATAATTTCTTTTGAGTTCTGGTTTGATAAAATCCAAAATAGAATTAAAGTGATGGTCGTTATAAATTTTTCTACCATCCGCTAATCTAGTGTATCCACGAACTACATAATCAATATAAACCACATCACACTCAAAAGCTTCGAACAAAAAATTAATAGAGTCTAGAGGGATAATCTCGCCGCAAGTGGAAATATCGATGTCCACACGAAAGGAACAAATTCCGTCGGTATCGGCAGCATCGGGATAGGTGTGAACCGTGATATGTGATTTGTCTAGGTGCATGCTGACTTGTGCCGTAGGGATAGGATTTCCGCCACCTTTGACATCACTCATTAGAACCATAGCAGAAGCACCTACAGGATCGTAGTCTTGTGCAGAGACAGAAAGGATATTCGCATCAATTCGTTTGACAATCTCCTTCGAGATTTCTGTAATTTTGCTAGCATTGTATTTGTCGTGGATATAACTTACGTATCTACCTTTTTGTTCGTCATCGAGAGTGATGCAAAAATCGTAGAGGTTAAAACTCAAAACTTTTGTGAGATTATTAAAACCGGAAAGTTTGATTTTTTCTTTATCCATTGTCACCTGCTTGTATAAAGAACAGAAATTCGGCATTTCGATGAGAAGCAACTGAAATAACGAGAAAGTTTTAGAAAAGTCATGGAAAACAAAATGGAATGGTGGAAACAAACTTCAATTTACCAAATTTACCCTTGGTCCTTTCAGGATTCGAACGGGGATGGGATCGGCGATTTACAGGGCATTCTAACCCGTTTGGACCAAATCCAGGATTTAGGTGTGGAAACCATTTGGTTCTCTCCTTTCTACAAAAGTCCAGGAGAGGATTTTGGATACGATATTTCTGATTATACAGAGGTTGACCCTCGGTTTGGAACAATGAAAGATTGTGACAAACTCATTCAAGAAATTCATAAACGAAAGATGAAAGTAGTGCTGGATATGGTAATGAACCATACCTCGGACAAACACCCATGGTTTTTAGAATCCAAATCTTCTAAAGAAAGTTCGAAAAGGGATTTTTATATTTGGCGGAAGGGAACAAAGAAAAAACCAAATAATTGGATTTCTATGGTAGGTACTTCTGGATGGAACTACGACAATCTAACTGACGAATTTTATTATAGTAATTTTTTATCTTTCCAACCGGATTTGAACTATCGTAATCCCAAAGTCAAAAAAGCGATGTTTGGTGTTTTGGATTTTTGGTTAAAAAAAGGTGTGGATGGGTTTCGTCTTGATATCTTTAATTCGATTTATAAGGACGAGGGATTCAGAAACAATCCTTCTAGTTTTAGATTTTTCCCAACGCCAGATAACCATGATGAGGCGTTCTTTCAAAAAAAAACATACAACCTAAACTTACCCGAATCTTTTTTATTTGCGAAGGAAGTTCGTAAACATATTTCCAAATACAAACAGAAACCTTTCCTAATTGGGGAGGTGAGTGGATCTGATTCTGTTCTAAAATCCTTTTTAGGGGAAAAGGCAGATGGACTCAGTTTGGTTTTTCAGTTTGAGTTGATTCATTTTCAATACCAAGCTCAGTTTTTTAAAGACCTATTGGAAAAAAATGAAAAAGATTTTCCGGCACCATTTACTCCCACGTATGTTTTAGGAAACCATGACCAAAGGCGCTACATTGATCGGTTAGGTGGTGATGTTCGGAAAGCTAAAGTCCTT
This genomic stretch from Leptospira congkakensis harbors:
- the speD gene encoding adenosylmethionine decarboxylase; the encoded protein is MDKEKIKLSGFNNLTKVLSFNLYDFCITLDDEQKGRYVSYIHDKYNASKITEISKEIVKRIDANILSVSAQDYDPVGASAMVLMSDVKGGGNPIPTAQVSMHLDKSHITVHTYPDAADTDGICSFRVDIDISTCGEIIPLDSINFLFEAFECDVVYIDYVVRGYTRLADGRKIYNDHHFNSILDFIKPELKRNYTFLSDINMPQDNTWQTKMMIKELGPENYLLNPEDISHPDVPNKMKLLREEMKEVYHMIH
- a CDS encoding alpha-amylase family glycosyl hydrolase, producing the protein MEWWKQTSIYQIYPWSFQDSNGDGIGDLQGILTRLDQIQDLGVETIWFSPFYKSPGEDFGYDISDYTEVDPRFGTMKDCDKLIQEIHKRKMKVVLDMVMNHTSDKHPWFLESKSSKESSKRDFYIWRKGTKKKPNNWISMVGTSGWNYDNLTDEFYYSNFLSFQPDLNYRNPKVKKAMFGVLDFWLKKGVDGFRLDIFNSIYKDEGFRNNPSSFRFFPTPDNHDEAFFQKKTYNLNLPESFLFAKEVRKHISKYKQKPFLIGEVSGSDSVLKSFLGEKADGLSLVFQFELIHFQYQAQFFKDLLEKNEKDFPAPFTPTYVLGNHDQRRYIDRLGGDVRKAKVLSAFQFLARGIPIVYYGEEIARKEGRISNFFGKDPIAKMNRFVPLFLSNLLGIYINRDNCRLPMLWDDSPQAGFTKGKSWLPIGKFKTSDTVSEQRKEKDSLWNHYRSLFHLRKGSKVIGEGSLFTKSTSDSEVLCFERVLGEKVVTIYLNFGEKDRKESLAKGCKLLYQFGGALVQAGTLLLPAHSGAVFESRLKK